The following proteins come from a genomic window of Maylandia zebra isolate NMK-2024a linkage group LG22, Mzebra_GT3a, whole genome shotgun sequence:
- the zgc:63863 gene encoding TBC1 domain family member 20 isoform X1, producing the protein MKRLKRKKQNGGVVVNGNGSFTREPGCGRKQKLAEIHQALISDPVDIETLRRAAVSKGGLLTDELRRKVWPKLLNINVYELPHKPGRDVRENHKDYNQVVLDVRRSMKRFPKGVCVWVGMPATERAVLQEQLIDIILEVLKRNTQLHYYQGYHDVAVTLLLVVGERMAIALLDTLSNYHLRDFMDPTMDSTKHILNYLMPILEQVDLELHDFMIRAEVGTIFALSWLITWYGHVLSEFKHTLRLYDFFLASHPLMPIYLAATIVLHREKEVKQTECDMAMVHHLLSRIPQDLPYELLIGQAQDLFEKYPPSLLAKRAALQSRKSRSISTFQAFQLSTLHQRPDSVLQRLTKAQGSTTSRHGLEAALPGDRGQLWRRGNRMVKMAVWGLSATLGAAVFAVAQTAMDWGPEALLQLF; encoded by the exons ATGAAAAGACTCAAGAGGAAGAAACAGAACGGCGGAGTTGTGGTGAATGGGAATGGATCTTTCACAAGAG AGCCAGGTTGTGGGAGGAAGCAGAAGCTGGCTGAGATCCATCAGGCTTTGATCAG TGATCCAGTGGACATTGAGACCTTGAGGAGAGCGGCAGTCAGTAAAGGAGGACTGCTCACTGATGAGCTAAGGAGAAAAGTATGGCCCAAACTACTGAACATAAATGTCTATGAGCTACCACATAAACCTG gtCGAGATGTGAGGGAGAACCACAAAGACTACAACCAAGTAGTCCTTGATGTCAGGAGGTCGATGAAGCGTTTTCcgaaaggtgtgtgtgtgtgggtgg GTATGCCAGCCACGGAGAGAGCAGTGCTTCAGGAGCAGCTCATCGACATCATACTGGAGGTTTTGAAGCGTAACACTCAGCTGCACTACTACCAAGGCTACCATGATGTGgccgtcactctgctgctggtAGTTGGGGAACGAATGGCCATCGCCTTGTTGGACACACTGTCTAATTATCACCTCAG GGACTTCATGGATCCTACCATGGACAGcaccaaacacattttaaactaTCTGATGCCTATTTTGGAGCAGGTTGATTTGGAACTGCATGACTTCATGATCAG AGCGGAGGTTGGAACCATCTTTGCACTTTCCTGGCTCATCACATGGTACGGCCATGTTCTCTCAGAGTTCAAGCATACCCTGAGACTGTACGACTTCTTCCTGGCCTCACATCCCCTGATGCCCATCTACCTTGCTGCTACG ATTGTGTTGCACAGAGAAAAGGAGGTGAAGCAGACAGAGTGTGACATGGCCATGGTCCACCACCTCCTCTCTCGTATCCCCCAGGATCTCCCATACGAGCTTCTGATTGGCCAGGCACAGGACCTGTTCGAGAAGTACCCTCCATCATTACTGGCCAAGCGGGCAGCACTGCAGTCTCGCAAGAG CCGGTCCATCAGCACCTTCCAGGCATTTCAGCTCTCCACCCTCCACCAGAGGCCGGACTCTGTTCTCCAGCGTCTCACAAAGGCCCAGGGCTCCACCACCTCCAGACACG GCCTGGAAGCTGCGTTGCCCGGGGACCGAGGCCAGCTGTggaggaggggaaacaggatggTGAAGATGGCAGTGTGGGGGCTGTCCGCGACACTCGGGGCAGCCGTGTTCGCTGTGGCTCAGACCGCCATGGACTGGGGACCTGAGGCATTACTTCAACTGTTCTGA
- the zgc:63863 gene encoding TBC1 domain family member 20 isoform X2, with the protein MKRLKRKKQNGGVVVNGNGSFTREPGCGRKQKLAEIHQALISDPVDIETLRRAAVSKGGLLTDELRRKVWPKLLNINVYELPHKPGRDVRENHKDYNQVVLDVRRSMKRFPKGMPATERAVLQEQLIDIILEVLKRNTQLHYYQGYHDVAVTLLLVVGERMAIALLDTLSNYHLRDFMDPTMDSTKHILNYLMPILEQVDLELHDFMIRAEVGTIFALSWLITWYGHVLSEFKHTLRLYDFFLASHPLMPIYLAATIVLHREKEVKQTECDMAMVHHLLSRIPQDLPYELLIGQAQDLFEKYPPSLLAKRAALQSRKSRSISTFQAFQLSTLHQRPDSVLQRLTKAQGSTTSRHGLEAALPGDRGQLWRRGNRMVKMAVWGLSATLGAAVFAVAQTAMDWGPEALLQLF; encoded by the exons ATGAAAAGACTCAAGAGGAAGAAACAGAACGGCGGAGTTGTGGTGAATGGGAATGGATCTTTCACAAGAG AGCCAGGTTGTGGGAGGAAGCAGAAGCTGGCTGAGATCCATCAGGCTTTGATCAG TGATCCAGTGGACATTGAGACCTTGAGGAGAGCGGCAGTCAGTAAAGGAGGACTGCTCACTGATGAGCTAAGGAGAAAAGTATGGCCCAAACTACTGAACATAAATGTCTATGAGCTACCACATAAACCTG gtCGAGATGTGAGGGAGAACCACAAAGACTACAACCAAGTAGTCCTTGATGTCAGGAGGTCGATGAAGCGTTTTCcgaaag GTATGCCAGCCACGGAGAGAGCAGTGCTTCAGGAGCAGCTCATCGACATCATACTGGAGGTTTTGAAGCGTAACACTCAGCTGCACTACTACCAAGGCTACCATGATGTGgccgtcactctgctgctggtAGTTGGGGAACGAATGGCCATCGCCTTGTTGGACACACTGTCTAATTATCACCTCAG GGACTTCATGGATCCTACCATGGACAGcaccaaacacattttaaactaTCTGATGCCTATTTTGGAGCAGGTTGATTTGGAACTGCATGACTTCATGATCAG AGCGGAGGTTGGAACCATCTTTGCACTTTCCTGGCTCATCACATGGTACGGCCATGTTCTCTCAGAGTTCAAGCATACCCTGAGACTGTACGACTTCTTCCTGGCCTCACATCCCCTGATGCCCATCTACCTTGCTGCTACG ATTGTGTTGCACAGAGAAAAGGAGGTGAAGCAGACAGAGTGTGACATGGCCATGGTCCACCACCTCCTCTCTCGTATCCCCCAGGATCTCCCATACGAGCTTCTGATTGGCCAGGCACAGGACCTGTTCGAGAAGTACCCTCCATCATTACTGGCCAAGCGGGCAGCACTGCAGTCTCGCAAGAG CCGGTCCATCAGCACCTTCCAGGCATTTCAGCTCTCCACCCTCCACCAGAGGCCGGACTCTGTTCTCCAGCGTCTCACAAAGGCCCAGGGCTCCACCACCTCCAGACACG GCCTGGAAGCTGCGTTGCCCGGGGACCGAGGCCAGCTGTggaggaggggaaacaggatggTGAAGATGGCAGTGTGGGGGCTGTCCGCGACACTCGGGGCAGCCGTGTTCGCTGTGGCTCAGACCGCCATGGACTGGGGACCTGAGGCATTACTTCAACTGTTCTGA
- the dgat1a gene encoding diacylglycerol O-acyltransferase 1a, with amino-acid sequence MSETAETRGPVTRRRRTTSTSTKQTKRQDAGEKPPPCSAKEKAADKVQKHANNNGNVEKEMGKSTQQQQLANSPKKQRSAVEDINEKLRCHNLQESLLSSASGYSNYRGILNWCVVMLVLSNARLFLENIIKYGILVDPIQVVSLFLKDPYSWPAACLIIVSNVFILAALYIERRLAVGTISETTGLILHLFNLTSLLIFPSASVLTVTSITPVGGVLSLGTYTVLFLKLYSYMDSNKWCREIRQAKAKRMTRSYSCPIVAQSNGSAVNTNVSYPGNLTHRDMYYFIFAPTLCYQLNFPRSPRIRKRFLIRRLFEMLFLMQLLVGLIQQWMVPSVQNSMKPFQDMDFSRMVERLLKLAVPNHLIWLIFFYWFFHSSLNFVAELLQFGDREFYRDWWNSETVTYFWANWNIPVHKWCLRHFYKPMLRKGVNKFLAQTAVFLASAFFHEYLVSVPLKMFRLWAFMGMMAQVPLALFVSRFLNGNYGNAAVWISLIIGQPIAVLMYVHDYYVIHYGSTT; translated from the exons ATGAGCGAAACAGCCGAGACGAGAGGGCCCGTAACCCGCCGGAGGAGGACAACCAGCACCAGCACCAAGCAAACCAAGAGGCAAGACGCAGGGGAGAAACCTCCACCGTGTTCCGCTAAAGAAAAAGCCGCAGACAAGGTCCAGAAGCATGCGAACAATAACGGCAATGTGGAGAAAGAAATGGGGAAGtcaacacagcagcagcagctcgcAAACAGTCCGAAGAAACAGAGGAGTGCGGTAGAAGATATCAACGAAAAGCTCAG gtGTCACAATCTACAGGAGTCTCTCTTGAGCTCAGCCAGCGGCTACAGCAACTACAGAGGAATCCTCAACTGGTGTGTTGTCATGCTG GTGCTGAGTAATGCACGACTTTTCTTAGAGAACATTATAAA GTATGGCATCTTGGTAGACCCTATCCAAGTAGTGTCCCTCTTCTTAAAGGACCCCTACAGCTGGCCAGCAGCATGCCTAATCATTG tgTCCAATGTGTTCATATTAGCAGCCTTGTACATAGAGCGGCGTCTGGCTGTG GGCACAATCTCCGAAACTACAGGGCTGATTCTTCACTTGTTTAATCTGACATCCTTGTTAATCTTTCCTTCAGCCTCAGTACTCACTGTGACCTCCATCACACCAg tgGGTGGTGTGCTCTCCTTAGGCACCTACACAGTGCTGTTTCTCAAGCTGTACTCCTACATGGACTCCAACAAGTGGTGCAGAGAAATCAGACAAGCCAAAGCTAAAAGAATGACACGATCATATTCGT GTCCAATTGTGGCACAGTCCAACGGGTCAGCGGTTAACACCAATGTCTCCTACCCAGgcaacctcacacacagag ACATGTACTACTTCATCTTTGCACCAACTCTCTGCTACCAGCTCAACTTCCCACGGTCTCCACGGATACGCAAAAGGTTTCTGATCAGAAGACTTTTTGAAATG CTTTTCCTCATGCAGTTGTTGGTGGGATTAATACAGCAG TGGATGGTCCCAAGTGTTCAGAACTCAATGAAACCGTTCCAG GACATGGACTTTTCTAGGATGGTGGAGCGGCTGCTGAAACTAGCT GTTCCTAACCATCTAATATGGTTAATATTCTTCTATTGGTTTTTCCATTCCTCTCTGAACTTTGTGGCAGAGCTCCTGCAGTTTGGAGATCGGGAGTTCTACAGGGACTGGTG GAACTCTGAGACTGTCACATACTTCTGGGCCAACTGGAACATCCCAGTGCACAAGTGGTGCCTGAG ACATTTCTATAAGCCAATGTTGAGGAAGGGGGTGAACAAATTTCTGGCTCAAACTGCTGTTTTTCTGGCTTCTGCCTTTTTCCATGAG TACCTGGTGAGCGTTCCTCTCAAGATGTTTAGACTGTGGGCATTCATGGGAATGATGGCTCAG GTTCCTCTGGCTTTGTTCGTAAGTCGCTTCCTGAACGGAAATTACGGCAACGCGGCCGTGTGGATCTCACTCATAATTGGACAGCCCATCGCCGTGTTGATGTACGTCCATGACTACTATGTCATTCATTACGGGAGCACTACATAA